In a single window of the Thermodesulfobacteriota bacterium genome:
- the pilQ gene encoding type IV pilus secretin PilQ — MITKSAKKWKLRAVVCFLGIFLAALGMYGCATTETVPSSTETGEAATGREAPAGGNLITGISIEETADAIVISIQANHPIDYTLAEPPLQQAKVLYFPDSGLSLSSSEYPVDNEVIGSVQAIELVKGGPSKIVVPIKNPGAACEARRGDDETSLQLVFPRVAEGQAAAAKNTAQDTVTEEESPPVLDEEAAPSVEEATPVPTGAAATRLEKVDVTEEAGQVTVRMKADGTIKNYKRFTLTGPPRIVVDLVGLTSSAKKEQRLLVKSDIVQQVRYLGHEGYVRVVIDAKPAYLKDYKVVPVADGLMVYVGNSAKVAQAPVEQDRPAQVKTEETAAVAPSSGSAEEAASPAITEEETPAPVAAEEESAPPVAAKAASVSSESYGRTALVNRIDFIDEQGKSTVSIGTTRPVEFELTRTGANKVRLTLQGADILSFRQRPLITTRFDSAINSIMPLQTPAMKAKGISVLDINLREEVGYKTEQQGNMILVHFDRSSVSADPAQKVVIPTGETVIAEEPKSTPAADTETGADRKEMTASESAAAEEPEIAAEPEVVVEEESTVAAEEAPATMPGRKKVYTGEPIALEFYKTDIRNVIRILKDVSGKNFAIDEGVMGSVTLSFVNPVPWDQVLDLILEMNNLGMMEHDGIVRISTKETILKQKEAERAAMAAEQELKTTQEQLAPLVTEYFPISYANASQDILPHITDILTPEKGHAKVDERTNQLIMTDIQEKLDMARQIIKEIDKVTPQVMINARIVETSTTFSREFGVEWGMENTPGTYESDLGGIYNYGVSMNNPAAAASNILGFNFTRITGTPFSLGAWLSLMETVGQVKIISSPRVVTLNKKKATISQGQEIPYTTVDEGEADTEFKDADLKLEVTPQVTPDNRISMNIHIEEKEVGEQGSFDEPPLNTKEATTELLVNDGDTIVIGGIIQSTEKEGESGVPYLSKIPLLGFLFKHQSRSSENSELLIFITPTIIRLE, encoded by the coding sequence ATGATAACAAAATCAGCAAAAAAATGGAAGTTAAGAGCAGTCGTATGTTTTCTGGGAATTTTCCTTGCGGCGCTGGGCATGTATGGATGCGCAACCACGGAAACCGTGCCGTCGTCAACGGAGACGGGGGAAGCGGCAACCGGGCGGGAAGCGCCCGCCGGCGGTAACCTGATTACCGGTATCAGCATCGAAGAGACCGCTGATGCGATTGTCATTTCCATCCAGGCCAATCATCCCATTGATTATACCCTGGCGGAGCCGCCTCTTCAGCAGGCCAAGGTTCTTTATTTCCCTGATTCAGGTCTTTCCCTGTCTTCCTCCGAATATCCGGTTGATAATGAAGTCATTGGCAGTGTTCAGGCGATTGAACTGGTGAAAGGTGGGCCATCGAAAATAGTCGTGCCGATCAAAAATCCGGGAGCCGCCTGTGAAGCGCGCCGTGGAGACGATGAGACTTCCTTGCAGCTGGTTTTTCCCAGGGTAGCCGAAGGACAGGCCGCTGCTGCGAAAAATACGGCCCAGGATACCGTCACCGAAGAAGAATCTCCGCCTGTATTGGATGAAGAAGCCGCCCCTTCCGTTGAAGAAGCGACTCCGGTGCCAACCGGCGCGGCAGCAACCCGCCTGGAAAAGGTGGATGTGACAGAGGAAGCGGGTCAGGTTACGGTTCGGATGAAAGCCGACGGAACCATCAAAAATTATAAGCGTTTTACGCTGACTGGCCCGCCTCGGATTGTGGTGGACCTGGTCGGATTAACCAGTTCCGCCAAAAAAGAGCAGCGTCTGCTTGTCAAGTCGGATATCGTTCAGCAGGTCCGCTATTTAGGCCATGAGGGCTATGTGCGAGTGGTTATAGACGCCAAGCCGGCTTATTTGAAGGATTACAAGGTCGTTCCGGTGGCCGATGGGCTGATGGTTTATGTCGGTAATTCGGCGAAAGTAGCCCAGGCCCCGGTGGAACAGGATCGCCCGGCCCAGGTTAAAACCGAAGAGACCGCCGCCGTCGCTCCTTCGTCCGGTTCCGCTGAAGAAGCGGCCTCGCCGGCGATAACGGAAGAGGAAACTCCGGCGCCGGTTGCGGCGGAAGAAGAATCGGCACCGCCAGTCGCGGCCAAGGCGGCCAGTGTTTCCTCCGAGTCATACGGTCGGACGGCCCTGGTAAACCGCATTGACTTTATTGATGAGCAGGGTAAATCCACCGTCAGCATCGGTACGACCCGGCCGGTTGAATTTGAGCTGACCAGAACCGGAGCCAACAAGGTCCGGCTGACGCTTCAGGGTGCTGATATCCTCAGCTTCCGGCAGCGGCCGCTCATCACCACCCGTTTTGACAGTGCCATTAATTCCATTATGCCATTGCAGACGCCGGCCATGAAAGCCAAGGGCATTTCGGTGCTGGACATCAACTTGAGAGAAGAGGTCGGCTATAAAACGGAACAGCAGGGGAATATGATCCTGGTTCATTTTGACCGTTCTTCCGTGTCGGCCGACCCGGCACAGAAAGTGGTCATTCCAACCGGTGAAACGGTTATTGCCGAAGAACCAAAATCGACCCCGGCAGCGGACACCGAAACCGGAGCGGACCGGAAGGAGATGACGGCTTCGGAATCGGCAGCGGCGGAAGAGCCGGAAATCGCGGCCGAACCTGAAGTCGTCGTGGAAGAGGAATCGACGGTCGCGGCGGAGGAGGCACCGGCAACGATGCCCGGCAGGAAAAAGGTATACACCGGTGAACCCATTGCCCTGGAGTTTTACAAGACCGACATCCGCAACGTGATTCGCATTTTAAAAGATGTCAGCGGTAAAAACTTTGCCATTGACGAAGGGGTCATGGGCAGCGTTACATTGAGCTTCGTCAATCCGGTTCCATGGGACCAGGTCCTGGATTTGATCCTGGAAATGAACAACCTGGGCATGATGGAACACGACGGGATCGTTCGCATTTCCACCAAGGAGACCATTTTAAAACAAAAGGAAGCCGAACGGGCCGCCATGGCCGCCGAGCAGGAGTTGAAAACAACCCAGGAGCAACTGGCTCCCCTGGTTACCGAATATTTCCCCATCAGTTACGCGAATGCCTCCCAGGATATTCTGCCGCATATTACCGATATTCTGACACCGGAAAAGGGGCATGCCAAGGTGGATGAGCGGACCAACCAGTTGATTATGACGGATATCCAGGAAAAATTGGATATGGCCCGGCAAATCATCAAGGAAATCGATAAGGTTACGCCCCAGGTGATGATCAACGCCCGGATCGTGGAAACCAGCACCACCTTCTCACGTGAATTCGGCGTGGAATGGGGCATGGAAAATACCCCCGGGACCTATGAAAGCGATCTGGGCGGCATATATAATTATGGTGTGTCCATGAACAACCCGGCCGCCGCCGCCTCCAATATTCTGGGATTTAATTTTACCCGGATCACCGGCACACCGTTTTCTCTGGGCGCCTGGCTTTCCCTTATGGAAACAGTCGGGCAGGTCAAAATTATCTCCAGCCCCCGGGTTGTTACGCTGAACAAAAAGAAGGCCACCATATCCCAGGGCCAGGAAATTCCCTATACCACGGTTGATGAGGGTGAAGCCGATACGGAATTCAAAGATGCCGATCTTAAACTTGAGGTCACCCCGCAGGTGACGCCGGACAACCGGATATCCATGAATATTCATATTGAGGAAAAAGAAGTCGGGGAACAGGGATCGTTTGACGAGCCGCCGCTGAACACCAAGGAGGCCACCACCGAACTGCTGGTCAATGACGGCGATACCATTGTTATCGGCGGTATCATCCAGTCCACGGAAAAAGAAGGGGAAAGCGGCGTTCCGTATCTTTCCAAAATTCCGTTGCTGGGTTTTCTTTTTAAACATCAGTCCCGGTCCAGCGAGAATTCGGAGCTGCTGATTTTTATCACCCCGACCATTATCCGGCTGGAATGA
- a CDS encoding Ig-like domain-containing protein, with translation MTVGEGNVPTPTTPASITLSASSTAVGAGGQSTITAIVRDSSGLAVSDGNPVSFTTSSGTISPTTAVTVGGRVTTTFTGGNTYGQATITATSGTATATLVINVTADVGYLTIATSQTSVKTNNQDSATITATALDENRAAMVGVPVTFSASAGQISAATVLTDENGQAAIEFTSGAYDKTNQTVTITATAPPNLTATIPVQLNGTKILLTINSTALQGLPVPSSATLTVTVQDAGGVGIFGAQVVINQSSTGSASVLLKMAGTAGTGTATLTGTTDVNGKFTVTVTGNNPGPEPVTLAVTSLGAEATQNVTVSGQAFEFLSKSNTVAGPNNVFAFNDLNPDTITRADVGGSFVTDGFAAGNVIYVTGAANPANNGVFDVTTVTATTLTLAATVALTNEPAGAVVTITKLVSADTTIGANTSSTVDLWVRSPGGNNVKISTSAGSLTSLTAVSGNNSTVLTASPDPVTNVVAFTLATPAFPCVAILNAEDATDSSINDSLQVAIAAPSSGALNVTIQALPTVIAPSSGTVSSVSNLSIKVTNAANQVVSGAPVRLTLVNTTGSGEYINPALIYSDAFGQASATFYAGSLPSDSNGVLCVAKLLDANNAAPWVPAETRPQANCFAFTSLGKTITRAFGDFAADGFAVGDRILVTGSQFNDWVYKIGVVAPATLTLVDDVQIKGDQLTDEGLSANFINIEKVDAAQVVVGGSASSVSIGGPTKLEEYNLSTYKSAMSVLVSDSNGNPVAGATVNLSVWPLGYYTGWIDGGWQLCCFNYYPNEDINRNEVLDPGEDVGLFPGQNNGVLDPAKATAGTVPAFVVTDEYGVAEFNFVQQKLYSCWTKVEVRASVVVYGTEAIGILRYGPGYMVVDEDSLDPSPWDSNCLDPFLVPWPCP, from the coding sequence ATGACTGTTGGAGAGGGGAATGTACCGACCCCGACCACGCCGGCCAGCATAACGTTAAGTGCCAGCTCCACCGCAGTAGGTGCCGGCGGGCAATCTACCATAACGGCTATTGTAAGAGACAGCAGCGGCCTGGCGGTAAGTGATGGCAATCCCGTCAGCTTTACGACAAGTTCCGGCACGATCAGTCCCACCACCGCGGTTACCGTCGGCGGCCGGGTTACCACCACGTTTACCGGCGGAAATACCTATGGCCAGGCGACCATAACGGCTACTTCCGGCACTGCCACCGCCACGCTTGTAATCAATGTGACGGCCGATGTCGGATACCTGACCATCGCCACCTCACAGACATCGGTAAAAACCAACAACCAGGACAGCGCCACCATAACCGCCACTGCCCTTGATGAAAACCGGGCGGCGATGGTCGGGGTTCCCGTCACCTTCTCCGCTTCCGCCGGTCAGATCAGCGCCGCAACAGTTTTAACGGATGAAAACGGGCAGGCGGCAATTGAGTTTACTTCCGGCGCTTATGACAAGACCAACCAGACGGTAACCATAACCGCTACCGCGCCGCCCAATCTGACGGCCACGATTCCCGTGCAGTTGAACGGGACAAAGATTCTTCTGACGATAAACAGCACCGCCCTTCAGGGATTGCCAGTTCCCTCCAGCGCCACCCTGACGGTGACGGTTCAGGATGCCGGGGGTGTCGGTATTTTTGGCGCGCAGGTGGTGATTAACCAGTCCAGTACCGGCAGCGCCAGCGTCCTTTTAAAGATGGCCGGGACTGCGGGAACCGGCACCGCCACCCTGACCGGGACCACCGATGTGAACGGCAAGTTTACAGTTACGGTCACGGGTAATAATCCCGGCCCCGAACCGGTCACGCTGGCCGTAACGTCCCTGGGCGCTGAAGCGACTCAAAATGTTACTGTCAGCGGTCAGGCCTTTGAATTTTTATCAAAAAGCAACACCGTTGCCGGGCCGAACAATGTGTTCGCCTTTAATGATCTTAATCCCGACACCATCACCCGGGCTGATGTGGGCGGATCGTTTGTGACCGACGGTTTTGCCGCGGGTAATGTGATTTATGTAACCGGCGCCGCTAACCCGGCGAACAACGGGGTTTTTGACGTGACCACTGTCACCGCGACCACCCTGACCCTGGCGGCCACCGTCGCCCTGACCAATGAACCGGCAGGGGCGGTTGTCACCATCACCAAACTGGTTTCGGCTGACACCACCATTGGCGCCAACACCAGCAGTACGGTCGACCTGTGGGTACGCAGCCCGGGCGGAAACAACGTGAAGATTTCCACCTCCGCCGGATCACTGACAAGCCTCACGGCCGTTAGCGGCAACAACAGCACGGTCCTGACCGCCAGCCCGGATCCCGTGACAAATGTAGTCGCGTTTACACTGGCGACCCCGGCGTTCCCGTGTGTCGCCATCTTAAACGCCGAAGACGCAACGGACAGCTCGATCAACGATTCCCTGCAGGTCGCGATCGCGGCTCCATCCAGTGGAGCCCTCAATGTGACCATCCAGGCCTTGCCGACGGTCATCGCGCCCAGTTCCGGTACAGTCAGTTCCGTGTCCAATCTGTCCATTAAAGTGACCAACGCGGCCAACCAGGTGGTCAGCGGCGCCCCGGTCCGCTTGACGCTTGTCAACACCACCGGCAGCGGCGAGTATATCAATCCGGCGCTGATTTATTCGGACGCGTTCGGCCAGGCCTCGGCAACATTTTACGCCGGCAGCCTGCCTTCGGATTCAAACGGCGTGTTGTGCGTTGCCAAGCTCCTGGATGCGAATAACGCCGCCCCATGGGTTCCGGCTGAGACCCGTCCCCAGGCCAACTGCTTTGCCTTCACCAGCCTTGGCAAGACCATAACGCGGGCTTTCGGGGACTTTGCCGCCGATGGTTTTGCGGTCGGAGACCGGATTCTGGTGACCGGATCCCAGTTCAATGACTGGGTGTATAAAATAGGCGTCGTCGCCCCGGCGACTTTGACTCTGGTTGATGACGTCCAGATCAAGGGAGACCAGTTGACGGATGAGGGCCTTTCCGCCAACTTCATTAATATCGAAAAGGTGGATGCGGCCCAGGTGGTGGTCGGCGGTTCGGCCAGTTCAGTATCCATCGGCGGGCCGACCAAGCTGGAAGAATACAACTTGAGCACCTACAAAAGCGCCATGTCGGTTCTGGTGTCTGATTCCAACGGCAACCCGGTGGCTGGCGCGACCGTTAATTTAAGTGTCTGGCCGTTGGGATACTATACGGGTTGGATTGATGGCGGGTGGCAACTGTGCTGTTTCAATTATTATCCCAACGAAGACATAAACCGGAACGAAGTACTGGATCCCGGCGAGGATGTGGGCCTGTTCCCCGGACAGAACAATGGCGTTTTAGACCCGGCCAAAGCCACCGCCGGTACGGTGCCTGCGTTTGTCGTTACCGACGAGTATGGGGTAGCCGAATTCAATTTTGTTCAGCAGAAATTATACTCATGCTGGACAAAAGTGGAGGTTCGGGCCTCGGTGGTTGTTTATGGTACGGAAGCCATCGGAATATTACGATATGGTCCGGGTTATATGGTAGTCGACGAAGACAGTTTGGACCCATCGCCTTGGGATAGCAATTGTTTGGATCCTTTCCTGGTGCCATGGCCTTGTCCGTAA
- a CDS encoding tetratricopeptide repeat protein → MRPFFWLSVVLILIITGCATTETKNKIEAEQVRKLGEAYLAEKKYVAAYRELQKAMELDPTDAHVHYDMGNFYYEKKKFDTSIEYYQKALVLKPDFSSARNNLGAIYMELKEWDKAIETLEPLVDNYLYATPHFPHLMIGQAYFYKGDFRKALEHFQASRELKPDYPFSAHWMGKTYLEMRNPEKAVQSLEEAVKIKSNIPVFHYDLGRAYAAAGNYKKAEESFDRAASTTTEDQLKKDALEQLRQVRKKTCGR, encoded by the coding sequence ATGAGACCCTTTTTCTGGTTATCGGTTGTTTTGATTCTGATCATCACCGGCTGCGCCACGACGGAAACAAAAAACAAAATCGAAGCCGAGCAGGTCCGCAAGCTGGGAGAAGCCTACCTGGCGGAAAAAAAATATGTCGCGGCCTACCGGGAACTGCAGAAGGCCATGGAACTGGATCCCACGGATGCCCATGTTCATTACGACATGGGCAATTTTTACTATGAAAAGAAAAAGTTTGACACGTCCATCGAATATTATCAGAAGGCCCTGGTCCTCAAACCCGACTTTTCTTCCGCCCGGAATAATCTGGGCGCGATTTACATGGAGTTAAAAGAGTGGGACAAGGCCATCGAAACCCTGGAGCCCTTGGTGGACAACTATCTTTACGCCACGCCCCATTTTCCTCATTTGATGATCGGCCAGGCTTACTTTTACAAGGGAGACTTTCGCAAGGCCCTGGAACATTTTCAGGCCAGCCGGGAGTTGAAGCCGGATTACCCCTTTTCAGCCCACTGGATGGGCAAAACCTATCTGGAAATGAGAAACCCGGAAAAAGCCGTTCAAAGCCTGGAAGAAGCGGTGAAAATCAAATCCAACATCCCTGTTTTCCATTATGATCTGGGCCGGGCTTATGCCGCCGCGGGAAACTACAAAAAAGCGGAGGAATCCTTTGACAGGGCCGCATCCACAACCACCGAAGATCAGTTGAAAAAAGACGCCCTGGAGCAGCTGCGACAGGTGCGGAAAAAAACCTGCGGCAGATAG
- the thrC gene encoding threonine synthase translates to MLNPTDFPADIRDHLIPKKRGALLYRCIGCDKTHGIERLLYTCPDCGSVLMIEDSQFERLKEIPGPDWRRIYDFRKSLNLPALKGVYLFHEFIGPDMPLDAIVWLGEGRTPVIEASPALQRKVGFRFFFKNEGQNPSASFKDRGMASAFSRINYLLQNGSLADVLAVCASTGDTSASAALYAAYLKPRIKSAVLLPHKKVTPQQLSQPLGNGAAVFEIPGVFDDCMKVVEELSETYNVTLLNSKNAWRILGQESYSYEIAQDFSYDLTDKVVVVPIGNAGNITAIMSGFLKFFQTGIITALPKIIGVQSSHANPVFRYYREPDPARRKFVPVEVKSSVAQAAMIGNPVSMPRVIHLAKRYEAVGGGNKIFITEVTEQQIMDWQLIANRHGNIVCTHGGESLAGLAAAIRDNLVGPNETAILDSTAHALKFANFQQMYFDNCFPPSYNVTPDPELINTPQLVTIPEAAASTDGKKPANRLIKETAREIARRLQLTTKE, encoded by the coding sequence ATGCTAAATCCGACCGATTTTCCCGCGGACATAAGAGACCACCTGATCCCGAAAAAACGGGGGGCGCTGCTGTATCGCTGCATCGGCTGCGACAAGACCCACGGCATCGAAAGACTCCTGTACACCTGCCCGGACTGCGGCAGCGTGCTGATGATCGAAGACAGTCAGTTTGAACGGTTGAAGGAAATCCCGGGACCGGACTGGCGCCGGATTTACGATTTTCGAAAAAGCCTCAACCTGCCCGCCCTCAAGGGGGTGTATCTCTTTCACGAATTCATCGGGCCCGACATGCCCCTGGATGCCATTGTCTGGCTGGGAGAAGGCCGCACACCGGTTATTGAAGCCAGTCCGGCGCTGCAGCGGAAAGTGGGCTTTCGTTTCTTCTTTAAAAATGAGGGCCAGAACCCCAGCGCCTCTTTCAAAGACCGGGGCATGGCCAGTGCCTTCTCCCGCATCAACTATCTGCTGCAAAACGGCAGCCTGGCCGACGTGCTGGCCGTGTGCGCTTCCACCGGAGACACCTCCGCGTCGGCCGCCCTTTACGCGGCCTATTTAAAACCACGGATAAAATCGGCGGTTCTGCTCCCCCACAAAAAGGTCACCCCGCAGCAGCTTTCCCAGCCCCTGGGAAACGGCGCGGCGGTGTTTGAAATCCCCGGGGTCTTCGATGATTGCATGAAGGTGGTGGAGGAGTTGTCGGAAACCTACAACGTTACCCTGCTCAATTCCAAAAACGCCTGGCGCATTCTCGGCCAGGAATCCTACTCCTATGAAATCGCCCAGGATTTTTCCTATGACCTGACCGATAAAGTGGTGGTGGTGCCCATCGGCAACGCCGGCAATATCACCGCCATCATGAGCGGGTTCCTCAAGTTCTTTCAGACCGGGATCATCACCGCCCTGCCGAAAATCATCGGGGTGCAGTCCAGCCACGCCAACCCGGTGTTCCGTTACTACCGGGAACCGGATCCGGCCCGGCGGAAATTTGTCCCGGTGGAGGTGAAATCCAGCGTGGCCCAGGCCGCCATGATCGGCAACCCCGTATCCATGCCCCGGGTCATTCATCTGGCCAAGCGATACGAAGCCGTCGGCGGCGGCAACAAGATTTTTATCACCGAAGTGACCGAGCAGCAGATCATGGACTGGCAGCTGATCGCCAACCGCCACGGCAACATCGTCTGCACCCACGGCGGAGAAAGCCTGGCCGGGCTGGCGGCCGCCATCCGGGACAACCTGGTCGGCCCCAACGAAACGGCCATTCTGGACTCAACCGCCCATGCCCTGAAATTCGCCAACTTTCAACAGATGTATTTTGACAACTGTTTCCCTCCTTCATATAACGTAACGCCCGATCCCGAACTGATCAATACGCCCCAACTGGTCACCATTCCGGAAGCAGCCGCTTCGACCGACGGAAAAAAACCGGCGAACCGCCTGATAAAGGAAACCGCCCGGGAAATCGCCCGGCGCCTGCAGTTGACGACAAAAGAATAA
- the serS gene encoding serine--tRNA ligase has translation MLDIKFIRQNLEIVKKSLGNRKENPGIIDEFVSYDEKRRDLLARSEDLRHRRNVASDAIARSKKNGQDATALITEMREVSNQIKEIEEALAGNEQAVSELLMRLPNIPHDSVPVGSSEEDNPVVKTVGAPPAFDFTPLAHWDLGEALGIIDFKRAAKIAGARFPLMTGAGARLERALINFMLDIHTREHGYRECLPPFIVNRKTMTGTGQLPKFEADLFKLENWDFYLIPTAEVPVTNIYQDEILSEKDLPAKFAAYTPCFRSEAGSYGKDTRGLIRQHQFNKVELVKLVLPEHSYQELDSLLANAEEILRRLGLAYRVVSLCTGDLGFSSAKTYDLEVWFPAQQKYREISSCSNFESFQARRANIRFKRDGQKGTEFVHTLNGSGLAVGRTLAAVLENYQNRDGSVTIPETLRPYMDSLETLSC, from the coding sequence ATGCTTGACATAAAATTTATCAGACAGAACCTGGAAATCGTCAAAAAATCCCTGGGAAACCGAAAAGAAAATCCCGGAATTATTGATGAATTTGTTTCTTATGACGAAAAGCGGCGGGACCTTCTGGCCCGGAGCGAAGACCTTCGCCACCGGAGAAACGTTGCCTCCGACGCCATCGCCCGCAGCAAAAAAAACGGCCAGGACGCGACCGCCCTGATCACGGAAATGCGGGAGGTCTCCAACCAAATCAAGGAAATAGAGGAAGCGCTTGCCGGCAACGAACAGGCGGTTTCCGAACTGCTGATGCGCCTGCCCAACATTCCCCACGACTCGGTCCCGGTCGGCAGCAGCGAGGAAGACAATCCCGTCGTCAAAACCGTGGGTGCCCCCCCGGCTTTTGATTTTACGCCCCTGGCTCACTGGGATCTGGGAGAGGCCCTGGGCATCATCGACTTTAAACGGGCCGCCAAAATCGCCGGCGCCCGGTTTCCCCTGATGACCGGCGCCGGTGCCCGGCTGGAAAGAGCCCTGATCAACTTCATGCTGGACATTCACACCCGGGAGCACGGCTACCGGGAATGTTTGCCGCCGTTTATCGTCAACCGGAAGACCATGACCGGCACCGGTCAGCTGCCGAAGTTTGAAGCCGACCTGTTCAAGCTGGAAAACTGGGATTTTTACCTGATCCCCACGGCGGAAGTACCGGTAACCAATATTTACCAGGATGAGATCTTGTCCGAAAAAGACCTGCCCGCTAAATTCGCCGCCTATACCCCCTGTTTCCGCTCGGAGGCGGGTTCTTACGGTAAAGACACCCGGGGGCTGATCCGGCAGCACCAGTTCAACAAAGTGGAGCTGGTAAAACTGGTTTTGCCGGAGCACTCCTACCAGGAACTGGACAGTCTGCTGGCCAACGCCGAAGAGATCCTGCGGCGCCTGGGACTGGCCTACCGGGTGGTGTCTTTGTGTACCGGCGACCTGGGTTTTTCATCGGCCAAGACCTATGATCTGGAGGTCTGGTTTCCAGCCCAGCAGAAATACCGGGAAATTTCATCATGCAGCAACTTTGAGAGTTTTCAGGCCCGGCGGGCCAACATCCGGTTCAAACGGGACGGCCAGAAAGGCACGGAGTTCGTGCATACGCTCAACGGCTCCGGCCTGGCCGTGGGCCGAACCCTGGCGGCGGTGCTGGAAAACTATCAGAACCGGGACGGCTCCGTTACCATTCCGGAGACGCTTCGGCCCTACATGGACTCCCTGGAAACGCTATCATGCTAA
- a CDS encoding 5-formyltetrahydrofolate cyclo-ligase, which yields MDDVKEIKKEIRNDIAKKLGSFSKGEVSAKSRLIEKRLMEFANFVEAHVALMYVSRSGEVDTQRIVKHCYLFNKIVVMPFYDARNKKVQLLKVDNPETDLISTEEQDVAPDPKRCRMVPVDSIEIAIIPGLVFDEKGARIGLGSGIYDKLIPRLPATTRKVSLAFEDQIIQQVPKGSIDRYVDIIITEKRTIYKI from the coding sequence ATGGATGACGTGAAAGAAATCAAAAAAGAAATCCGCAATGATATTGCCAAAAAACTGGGGTCTTTTTCCAAGGGAGAGGTGTCGGCCAAAAGCCGGCTGATCGAAAAACGACTCATGGAATTCGCTAATTTCGTGGAGGCCCATGTGGCGCTGATGTATGTCAGCCGATCCGGCGAAGTCGATACCCAGCGGATTGTCAAGCATTGCTATCTTTTCAATAAAATTGTCGTCATGCCGTTCTATGACGCCAGAAATAAAAAGGTGCAGCTGCTGAAGGTGGACAATCCGGAAACCGACCTGATTTCCACGGAGGAGCAGGACGTGGCCCCGGACCCGAAGCGCTGCCGAATGGTTCCGGTGGACAGTATCGAAATCGCCATTATCCCGGGCCTGGTGTTTGATGAAAAAGGGGCCCGCATCGGTCTGGGATCCGGCATTTACGACAAGTTGATTCCGCGGCTTCCGGCCACTACCCGGAAGGTATCCCTGGCGTTTGAGGACCAGATTATTCAGCAGGTGCCCAAAGGTTCCATCGATCGGTATGTCGATATCATTATAACGGAAAAGCGGACGATTTATAAGATATAG
- a CDS encoding protein-L-isoaspartate(D-aspartate) O-methyltransferase: protein MEKDDIRYARRRELMVSNQLMNRGISDFQVLEAMSRVPRHLFVSKAFMDKAYEDHPLPIGEQQTISQPYIVAEMTQALQLGKKDRVLEIGTGSGYQAAIIAQIAYRVYTIERKHSLFLQARSLFDRLGYYNIVTRYSDGTLGWPEKSPFDAIIVTAGAPEIPAALVNQLAVGGRLVVPVGGEASQQLIKLVKEPNGRVRATELGGCRFVKLIGEQGWRVPS, encoded by the coding sequence ATGGAAAAAGATGATATCCGATACGCCCGCCGCCGGGAACTGATGGTCAGCAACCAGTTGATGAACCGGGGCATATCCGATTTCCAGGTGCTGGAGGCCATGAGCCGGGTTCCCCGGCATCTGTTCGTCAGCAAAGCGTTTATGGACAAGGCCTACGAAGATCACCCCCTGCCCATCGGCGAACAGCAGACCATTTCCCAACCTTATATCGTCGCTGAAATGACCCAGGCCCTGCAGCTGGGCAAAAAAGACCGGGTGCTGGAAATCGGCACCGGATCGGGGTATCAGGCGGCCATTATCGCCCAGATCGCTTACCGGGTTTACACCATCGAACGTAAACATTCGCTTTTTCTGCAGGCGCGCTCCCTGTTTGACCGTCTGGGTTATTATAATATCGTCACCCGGTATTCGGATGGCACGCTCGGCTGGCCGGAGAAAAGTCCCTTTGACGCGATTATCGTAACGGCCGGTGCTCCGGAGATACCGGCGGCCCTGGTGAACCAGCTGGCCGTCGGCGGACGGCTGGTGGTTCCGGTGGGGGGGGAGGCTTCCCAGCAGTTGATCAAACTGGTCAAGGAACCCAACGGCCGGGTGCGGGCCACGGAACTGGGCGGGTGCCGTTTTGTCAAGCTGATCGGTGAGCAGGGCTGGCGCGTTCCCTCCTGA
- the coaD gene encoding pantetheine-phosphate adenylyltransferase, with protein sequence MKIAIYPGSFDPITNGHLDIVRRGLDIFDKIIVAVLHNPAKKALFTVEERIEMIEQSLADLPGAEADSFEGLLIDYAAQKKAAVILRGMRAVSDFDYEFQLSLMNRRLNRDIQTIFLVTGLRWIFTSSSIIKEAASFGGDVSGMVPPFVEERLIRKIAETRGKQAG encoded by the coding sequence ATGAAAATCGCCATCTATCCGGGATCATTTGATCCAATCACCAACGGCCATCTGGACATTGTCAGAAGAGGACTGGATATTTTCGATAAAATTATCGTGGCCGTGCTTCACAATCCGGCCAAAAAAGCGCTCTTTACCGTTGAGGAGCGGATCGAGATGATCGAGCAGAGCCTGGCCGACCTGCCCGGCGCCGAAGCGGACTCCTTTGAAGGCCTGCTGATCGATTATGCCGCGCAGAAAAAAGCGGCCGTCATTCTGCGGGGCATGCGGGCGGTATCGGATTTTGATTATGAGTTCCAGCTGTCCCTGATGAACCGGCGGTTAAACCGTGACATTCAGACCATTTTCCTGGTGACCGGTCTGCGATGGATTTTTACCAGTTCCTCCATTATCAAGGAAGCGGCCTCGTTCGGCGGCGATGTGTCCGGCATGGTACCGCCGTTCGTGGAAGAACGGCTGATCAGAAAAATCGCGGAAACCCGCGGTAAACAGGCGGGATAA